The DNA window AACTCACAATTAACCCTGCCAAAACTATGTCCATATCCATACCCACTCAAGTTCTTCAAGGTTTGCTCGGAGAATTCCACTGTAGAAGGTTGCTGCTTACACAAACTACAGCATCTCCTCCAAGCCCTGAGATCCACCACAATTCTTCGGATCTGTACACCCGTAATAACAGCTTCGAAGCCAACATTGTTATGGTTCTATCAGTACTCTTGTGTGCCCTTATTTGCTCACTTGGACTCAATTCCATCATCAGGTGTGCATTAAGGTGCTCGAGTTTAGTAGCCTCAGAATCAGGAGCCACCACCTCTAGTCGGTTAGCAAACAAAGGGGTCAAGAGAAAAGCCTTGAAGACCTTTCCAACAGTAAACTACTCTGCGGACTTGAAGCTGCCCGGCTTGGACTCTGAGTGCATCATATGTCTATCCGATTTTACAGCAGGTGACCGCGTGCGACTTCTACCAAAGTGCAACCATGGGTTCCATGTCCGGTGCATTGATAAGTGGCTAAGCGCTCATTCATCTTGCCCCAAATGCAGGCACTGCCTGGTCGACACATGCCAAAAGATTGTTGGGTGTACTCAGGCAAGTTCGTCGGAACCTCCTCCGGTGCAAGAAACCATATTGTCTATAATAACTCCGGTAGATCGCGAAGGTTTCATACATAGTTATAGGTGAATTAGCTTAGTAGTTattctttgcttttctttctttcactcttttttttttttaattgtatcaTATGcaagccaaaatttagctctTTGCCTTGAAAATTAGCATTAGAAGGCTACAAGCTAGAATACCATTTTATGTGCAGTTGTGAAATTCGTTCCttgtttttatcttctttttcttctcctaCCCTTACGAAAAGCTGTTCATAACTTTAAACAGAACAAATGCACAATGAGCTCACTTAGTTATAATTCCATTAGAAATAGTAATCAGCAGATCAATAGCTGAAAGGACGAATCAAGCCAAAAGAGTTGTGGTAGCTGACTATTGTTGGGGAACGACCAATTAGCTTAGTCAACTAACAAAGTTCTTTTAAAtaggaaaaatattaaaacaatggGCACAATTTAATACGAATGCTTTTAAAATCCCAGCTTCGAAGATAAACATTCTGATTGGTGTGGAGtgtgaacactttttttttttaatattatgattattatatgGAAATAACTTATATTAGGATAATCTCAAAATTTAAGGCTTTTAAGCATTAGTAAAATTTTGCTACATCATTAAAATTTAAAGGCAtcaaactattattatacactatccatagaaaaattattttatggaccctCCCCACCACATTATTCATGGATCATTTCCAATTATCTAAtaacatttcaacaattttttccttgcattaacatataattttggtaatttttttattctgAACCCCAAAtcctaaatcttaaaattaaaatctcaaaccctaaatcttaaactcGTAACCCCAAACCCTTAAACCTTGAACTTAAAATTCAAACTCAAGCCCTGAACCTTAAATCCAAACCCAAACCTTGAACCTCGAGGTTCAAGGTTCAAGCTAAAGGTTTGGGGTTCAAGTTTTAtggtaaaataattatcaaaattatgtgtaaataacatgaaaaaaattgtacaaaaaatacTATTGTTAAAAAATATTGGTTGCACAcaaataaaacatattattttatgaaaaaaaaaacaaaatgattaaaatttataaaagaagaaaatatatttgtttataattttaaaaaaattaattactttaagtgatttgattcaatttaaattaagttggagaagATATAAGATATAGATGAGtctataataatattttgttatctttaaaatttaatgacgtgACACTATTTTATTAGTGCCTATAAACTATACTTTTTAGGATTATCCTAATATAGTTTATTCCTTTATTATATAACATATTTTTCAGGTGTTTCAGACTatactatatttaaattatactatatttaacatataaaaaagtgagaaataatgatttaattaaCTTTAGAAATTTGTTTGGAAAATTCGTTAAATAAGTTTTTGTCTTTAGTATTGTTATATCTCTCCGCCACTCAAACATGTGTCAGCACTATCATTGACCTTTGTATTGACTTCTTTCGAAATAGCATCTCAACAGGCCACCTCCACCTCGCTACCTTTGAGTATGACCATCCATTCCACCTCGAAGGAGTCATCCAACTGAGTTTAAGTATGAACATTGTCCTAGTATGAAGTCACTACCAAGACAATAAGGAGTTTATTTAAGCATAACTACCTCGTACTGATTGAGTCCGATGATATAAGGATATGATTATCCTTTACGCATTTTATGGGGCTAAATGTATATCCTGCCACATCATACCAATGGACAATGGGACCTCTCCTATAAATACCTTAAAGGAAGATGGAGAAGGGATCGAACTTTTGATAACTTAAGCTACTTTTTGCAGTCATCTTCTCTAGTAGCCTATCCTCTTGTCCCTGCTCAGACTCTCAGCCTCTTTAGGTGAACTCGCCTCCTTTGCTCCACCTTGATCTTCTTATTGTTGTATCATTGTATAAACAACTGGTGTGATGAGTGTTGACTGGAAATGTCTTAGAATCAAAATGATGCTACCAATGAccacattaaaataataataacaccaaCCCGTCAACTTCTCCACTCTAATGAATGCCAATAACGCCACTAACATTGAATTTCCCTCAACCCAAACCAAAACATCAACTCACCCAACCATGTCCATCATAGAAACCCTAACCCAACTCTTGAATGTTCTCAATACTCCTTTAGCCAACCTAGTCACTGTGGCCTCTCCTTCAATTTATAACACCCCATCATCTCCTATTACATTACAAGATCCAAAATATGACCTTATAAAACAAATTCTCTCTGGTTTGACTTCCCAACTACAGTCTAGTGTTGTGGTCGTCCTCTAAATCAACCTTCCTAACAACAACAACTACCTAGTCCTTAACACCATGTTACTACAATACAAAAAAAGATGCGTGTAACAGCCCAGTTtggaccctagtcagaacagtagtttcgggaccacaaatttgagttagaaaaatattttaatattatttttggtgtttacaatatgtgaattaatatgtgtgaaagtttcgtgtgaaaattttatcgtttgtgcactcgattttataaaaggacttcattgcgtaaaatgcaaaagtggctagctatttgttaaagtgctacatTGTTACGGCTTTTATTATGtggagtccttatgttgtaattgaccattaaatatttgagtggaaaaatatggacaaccattatatagtttctaattaaatacttaaggttaaaatagtaaaaagtataataacatgaaataaaataaaacaaaaactaaaatggCCAGGCATTCATCTTTCTTGCCCAAAACATGAGAAGGAAATAAAGCTTTGAAATCTCTGAATATTCAGCACCTTTGGAAGCTTGATTCGAGTATGTGTTttactcagtttttgataatttttacatttttgagatcgttgctttgaattcTAGCttgcccatgcttgaatttttgaattggttgtgtattttgtgattttccattgatgagaaattgtttttttttgttgtttgatgatggaaaataaaaataagttgttagattattatgtttaattaagtgatttttagtaaaaatgtgtattaaggattaaattgtgaattttggaaattgaggggtgaaattgtaaaataaatgaaataaatgggctGCTATGAACCTTAGTAAAATTCGGCTATATTTGattttggtgaaattttgaatattttgtgtttcgtgaaataatgactaaattgtgaaaaatgtaaatattagggGCTAAAGTGGAAATTGCCCTTTTATGTGTTTTTgtatgaatttgagtaaatatgtgattaaataagttaaatttgtattaaattagatcaagaaaagaggaaatcggatttggatcgggggaaatcaaaagttgtcgattagtcatTCCGATTCGTTCgtctccgtacgaggtaagttcacaagtgaataaatgatgttaaattgaatgCATTTATTATGTACATAGtcaaattgaattgtatgtatgtataactaCATTGCTAAATTGAATTTAGGATGGAATAATTTATTACGAGCATGAATCAATCGAATtacaacgtccgaaagccccgtacaaaccttaggtGATTTCGTGTCATGACATAGGacttcgatatgtgatttcgtgtaagaccatgtctgggacattggcatcgatttgagaatttgtgtaagactacgtctgggatgttgccatcaatttgagatttacgtgtaagaccatgtttgggacattggcatcgtatatgatttaatgtaagaccctgtctaggacagtggcatcgatagttgattacatgtaagaccacgtccgagACGTTGGCATCGTACAAGCTTTTCtagctatctgagtatccttattgattccgaatggttcaacgggcaatgttgtgataagatcgaatgtgaaatcaAGCTAAATGGTTCAGGTACGTGCAAAGTTAAATGTTCATGAAAAAAAGGTAAGTATAGTACTTGCGATGATGATATAAAGTATGCATGATAAAAGAGTGACTTATATGTATATAAGATT is part of the Gossypium hirsutum isolate 1008001.06 chromosome D11, Gossypium_hirsutum_v2.1, whole genome shotgun sequence genome and encodes:
- the LOC107913716 gene encoding RING-H2 finger protein ATL78 gives rise to the protein MSISIPTQVLQGLLGEFHCRRLLLTQTTASPPSPEIHHNSSDLYTRNNSFEANIVMVLSVLLCALICSLGLNSIIRCALRCSSLVASESGATTSSRLANKGVKRKALKTFPTVNYSADLKLPGLDSECIICLSDFTAGDRVRLLPKCNHGFHVRCIDKWLSAHSSCPKCRHCLVDTCQKIVGCTQASSSEPPPVQETILSIITPVDREGFIHSYR